Within Aphelocoma coerulescens isolate FSJ_1873_10779 chromosome 1A, UR_Acoe_1.0, whole genome shotgun sequence, the genomic segment CTCCTTTAATACCTCATGTAAGATCATGAGCACAGAAGGACACATTGCCTATGTTAAATACTTACTGAGGCTTCTCATGCTTAGTCCTGGAACTGGAGAAATCCTACGGGAGAAATTTCACTTGCACCTCCCTTGCATATGCATGCCTGTGATGAACATAAACAAGAACAGCTGTTTCCTTCAAAATTAGTTCGGGTCTCCAGGATCACAGACTCACTTTGCTAGACTGTCAAATGTGGATATGAATGAAGTGCATCTTGCACTGGGGAGACAGCTGAGCCCATGAGAGCAGGAATGGCTGCAACAATTATAACTAAACTTGTAGGGCTTACTACAACTAAACTTCAGGCATGATGTGGTGCTGTTTCAGGATTTTGCTGATTCAGCCAAATCTCAGGGGGTAGTCGGAAGCCTCATGTTGGCAGGAATGCCAAGGAAAATCTGCCCCGTTCCCAGTCAGTTCAGGCAGTCCACCCACAGATAATTTGCCCAGTAAAGCCCCGAGGAGCTGAGAATTCAAAGCCTGTGAGACCGGCCCAAGTTACCCCAGGCCTCCAGCTTATACCACTTGCAGAGAGCCCAGCAGATGGGCTGAGCTCAGTCCGGGCTCCATAACTTTGACATGAAGAGAAATTAGagagtgttttttcttttaaaccagaGTAACAACAAATTTCAAATGAGCAGTGCCTTCTCACAAGCAAAATGTTTTCTCAAACAGATACAAGAAAAACTTGGGAATTTTAGACTCTTCTGccatatttctttaaaaacattatCCTTTCCTAAGTCTTGGACAGGCAGGAGGAAAATATGTTTTATGTGCCTGGGCAAAATTAGCATTTTACTTTTCACAGAGATGATGATGAATAAACACGAAAACacgctttttaaaattatttatttatttatttaatattcaaATTTCAAAAAGTCTCCATTGAAAAATCCAAAGTTTTTAATAATATTCCAGTGCAAAAATATAGTCCCCGAGATAAAAACTTCCATACTATTAcctccaaataaataaaattacaacAGACACATTTGAATGGTtcagtacaaaaaaaacccaacagaaattttaaaaatctgagaGTTTAAGTTAAGTCAGTGCAATACAGTTAGTCACATTCTCTTGAGATATTAAGTAGACTGCCCTCCTGGTAACTTCAgtgcataataataataataataataataatagtaaccAGCAATTAATCATCAATCCTCTAGTTCAGAAATGTGTTCAACATTTGCTTATCTTTAAGCATGTCTACTTGCTTGATTTGGATTTATATATGTTTAGTAGTAAACAGGCATAAATATGTTTTCCTGAATAGAGTAACTTCCCTGTACTGGTGCTTGTATCTCCATGCCAAATAGATGAGACTTATCTTATAACATCCCTCTCTCAAGACAGCACCAGATGGAAAGCTGGGTACCATACCATGTCATTTGAAGTTTTCCAGATGGAAACTGGGTAAACATTGCTTCATTCTGTATTTTCAGGTCAACAAACATATAACAAATAGACAGGATTTTAAGACAAAGTCATCTCTTACATAATATTAGGGAGTATAAATACTTTGATTagtatttctttataaataattatttaagacacttaaatattaataaataagtgTATAAAAATCAATAGAAagattgaaacaaaaaaaattcttgtcACAACAAGATTTGCGCAGTAGCTCAGTACAAAAGATAAGATGGCATTAGCATTTGCACAGCCTCTGAAActgccttctttttcttttgtgggaACTTGAGGTATCCCCCAGTTTTTGTAGGACACTGAACAGCTCATTCACAGCCTTGCGCTGAATTTTCAAGTCACTCATCTGTAATAAGGAAGAAACGAATGGAATAAAAGTCACGCCAAGAGCTATAATTGTTTACTGATCACAACCTGCAGGATACCCTGCTACCAGGGTAAACCAGAAGGACATCTGCAATGTTCAATTCCCTCCTGCCTAATTCCCACAACAAAGAGACATTTTGTcacagatttttgttttccacttTCTGCGCTACTTTGCAACCTGCCACAGACCAGCCATATTCTGTGAAACAGCACTACCCTGTAGTTGAAAGCAGCTGATTCCGCTGGGGCATTGTCTGCAGACCTCTGTGGAGGTTGGTGGCTTGTGCCATTGGTGCAAGCAGCATGAGCCAAGGGCTCCCACAGCCACAGAGCAAGCCATAGCCAGGCACAACTTCCCCAGCCATTTCTATGCCACAAACTGCTGTGTCAGTAGCAGCTCTGGTGTACAGACTGTGTGACAGTGCTGCCAGTACCCCTGTGCCACATTGCAGCAAGACTCAGCACTATCCCACACCGTAGACatgcagcagcccctgcagccagAAATGTTTGGTTTTCCAGCATGAACTGAGCTAGACAGCGATTACCATATAGGTTACTGAAGTGTTATTGGCTTGAATCACACTCAAATCACAACTGGAAAATATAACATCATGGGCTTTGGAAGCAAAGGAAGAGCCTTACCTGAAGTTTTGTCAGGTCTTTGAGATCTTCTATCTTCTTTGAGCCATCAGAAAGGCTTTCTTTCAGAGTATGGAGCTCCTCAGATATGTTCCTCACATGAGCCTTTGACCTGTCAGTGTTTTCAAGCATTTTCAAGTACATGGAAATAATCTGACTCAGGATGatccttttttcatttctctgttgAAAAATATAATCAAAAAGAAAGGTCTCTGAGTGCTTTTCCCTGATCAGCAGggaaagaaagataaaacaCAACATATAGGTGTTCTCTGCCACTTGAAACAAGATAATAAAGATGATGTTGCAACCCATCTCCCAGGCTTGGCTGTACATCAGGGTCAGTTCATGGTGCAGCATGAAGCTTTTTTGTGGAGATTTTTGTCTCCTTTCCAAGCTACCAAAGAGAACTCTGCTCATGTTCATTCTACTGCAGCTAATTACACTAGTTCTAGGAGCTGCTTAGTACCAAAGGTGCCCTTAAAAGCGCCTGAGATGCTTCATCATATCTGGTTCTGACTCACCTCTGTCCAGCCTGATAGCTTCTCTGTAAAAATGGGTCCACCATCAGCGACATCAGAATGACTCGAGTTCTGCAGAAAAGAACAAACATATCTATTACACAAACAATACTTATCACAAAGCAAATTTGTGTCCTTTATTCAAACGAGCACCAAAATCCAGATTTTTGCACATCTGGCCTATAGCTATCACAATGCTTTCAGTTCTCTCACCACCAAATCCCATTGCTTGGCTGCCTGGTATCAGAAGTGGTATTAGTCCACTTTTCAATGCCTTCTCCTGCTACAACTCATCTGAATAGACATGTTTAGTGTATCTATTTTCCCAAATGCTCCCTGTAAATTTTGCTATTGACAGATGAAAATACAAGCTCATAAGCACAGCAACTGGCTGGAAAATCATTAGGTCTGATCTTGGCATGCTTTCTGGTAAGTCAAAGTCCAGCAGTTTGTAATCTGTAACCTTAAATTCATACAGTCTCAGTAAAATCTCATGTGGAACAAGAATGAACTGGTTTTACTATAAAACTATAATTTGCACAACTGGAGAATATCCCAGCAGCCCACAGTCAGGCATGGGGATATGCAAGATTAGTGGGCTAATCTGAGAGGCTCACAGGGACAGAGTTTAACCATCACATGTTCGCAACTGGTTCTAGGAAACAAAGAGCAATACAACTCTCCTACCAAGGAAAGACTAATTGAATCATTTCCTCTTCtgtgtgtcttttttttcctttttgtataCAACAGTGactatttccttcttttgcctGCTCAGTAATTTAAATACAGTAAGTGCAAAGGGAAAACTTGCAGTCTGACAGAAACCTCCTAGGCTGATTGACTCCCTATGCTGAGCATGCTACCAAACTGATTTTTTCTACTTTTGAAAGGTGGGGAGCACCTGCTGTGCAGCAAAATTTTAATGTCAGTGCAAAAAGCTCACCATGGCTCAGGATCTCTTCAACAGAATTATATATATTCTAGTAAAACTGTCTCTGGTCTATACCAATGACAAATTTAAGATATAATGCCAATTTTCCAGCCAGTTTCCTGCAAACACTGAAGTATCACACTAGTCTTTACCACTTCAGGGTGATTCTCTGACTACTGAATTTCAACTGTCATTTGCACAAAATTATGATGAAATCATGGAAAAATCAGAGCTGAAAATATGAGCAAACCATTGCAGTTTTTTTCCATGCATTtagagtgaaaaaaacctcaacagaaatgtattgaaaataaaagctgttAATTAAAAGTGACTCTATTGTAGATCTGGTGCCTCTGTGACTAATCCCTGCTGAATTCAGCTGTGTACTACTTTAATGCCTCCCAGATGGAGATTGGTGAATTAACACTACAGTTATCAAATCACCAAAATTCTATTTGACAAGAAAGAATATCATGCCAGATTACATTCCCATGCCAGATCATAGTCTCACATGTGGAAGTAAAATGACTGGAGGATGCAAAAAATAAGAAGTAGAAATCACCTTTGAGCAACACACTACTACAACTTAAAATAAGTAACAAATGCAATTGTTAAAACAAATGttcatttccaatttttttatgttgccAACTAGTACTCAATCTCCCATCAACATTGCTAACATAAAATTCAAAAAGTCAGTAAATTACTTCTAGTCAGAACTGAATAAAGATTCATATATTCACCATAAATTGCATTAAGATTTCTTGTTACAAAGTATTCCATGTAATTAAGGCTGAATTGACATAGGAGAAACTGTTGTGAAAGAAAGAACATCCctgaaataaatgcaaattacTACAATAGATATGACTATTGGAAAACTGAATCAGGTTAATGAAAGAGCTtagtaaaacaaaagaaattatccatattcttgtaaaaaaaaaaggtatgatAAAAAAATTAGTTGCATGATTACCCTCTATTGGTACATATTGAGTATGTCAAGCAGTGCTCAAGTTTGCTCTGTATGTAAAGCACAAGCAGCAAGAGAAGAGAAATGCAGTAGAAGACTATACTTACAAAATCAGCTTTCAGTTTGTCTATGTCATTTTGAAGTTGAAGAAGATGCAATCTATTTTCAACATGTCCAAAAGAAACCATGATGACAGACAGAACAAACAAGCTGTAGGTTTGGAAAGCCATTTTCTTGGTGATGGTTCAGTTAAACTGCTCAGATAAGTTCTGGGAGAACAGGTCTAAGAGCAGAGAGCTTCAACTTCTAATAGTTAAATCTTCTATTAGAAGCAAGCAGACGACAGAGCTTCATCAGCCTCTCACTGGTATTTATACCTGGTcttgaaatttttttatttcGTCATCACAGGCTGTGTATATTTAGACAAGATAGTGTTAGATAAGAACCCTTCATTTTTTGGCTAATCAAGGGAATCCCTCGAAAGCGCCTTTGTTAAAGCATGGTCCTGGAAAAATCTTCAGTGGTTCATCAATGGGTAACATTTACGTGGCAGATTCTGAAGTTTCTTTTACACGTGgttggggaaaagggggaaattacAATACCGGTCGAGGAGTATGCATTGTGGCTCAAACCTGTTGTTACAtaccatctgaaaaaaaaaaatcttattttgtgGTTAAAGGGTCAGTGCAACAGTCAACTCATTTCTGGTATTCTTTTAAAGTAACCACTGACTTTGCCATGGCGTTCTATACAGACACTTAGAGATTTAAACATTCTTTCTACTGCTGTCCTTTTGTGAAACATTTTGCATCCTTTCCATGGTCTAAACTGCacttctgctgcttttgcattCTTCACCTCCAGATTCAGAATAGGACAAACAAGGTTCCAGCACGAATGCAATGATGTATCATATTAAATTCCTTTATGGCTGTCTACTATCTGGGGGAGCAGAGTATTTAGTACTTAAGACACTAATTTCTGCTTGGCAATGATTAAAATTCCCCAGGGCCATTTCATTTGCACTAATGTATATAGAATATGAAAACAGAAGGACACGGGTGAAAACAAGCCCCATTGAAGAAGACAGACAGGGTGGTCTCCGAGTGCGTGCAGAATCCCGAAACAACGGTATTGAGGATAGCTGGGGAAAATGTTTTTGTATAGGAACTAAACTCTGCTTTGATGGATATTATGGGAAAAGAGTCTTATAAAGAGTCTTATGAAGAAATCAGATCATTTTAAGCTGCAGTACATGAATAGAGTGCAGGTAGGAGACtacaagggaaagaaagaaagaaggggcCCATAGGGAAAAGAGAAGAATCAGGAAGAGGGAACTCATGGGCTCAGTTCACACAGGCTGCAATGGAAGATGTCTGTAGCTCATCAGAAACAGATGAAAATTAAAGTGGTCCCCAACAGGTAAGATTAGAACTCTCCATCTCAGCCCCACATGACTCTTTGGATATTCCTTAGAAGaaactcttcctttccccagcagctccttccagctcagctaATGACCTCTAATGCCATCAAGTCTTTTTCATTTGCTGCTTGAAAGAGGACCTCCACCTGTGGAATAGACCTACACTACTACTACCAGGGAAATCTTCAGTTTTCAGGGAAAAGAGCCAAATTTCACCCACAATGGCAGGCCCAAAAGCTGCATGGTAGAACTCTCTGGTaacagcagcccaggcagaTGGGACACATCTCACAACAGACATGGTACTGCACAACAATTAGTGCTGTAATCTGCTCGAGGTGGTAACACTATACAACGCACATCTTGGTTTTAGTTTAAGAAGTTAAAACTGGTTAAGCAATAACTTAATTGCTGTAAGTGTTGACATGAAGGTAAGGTAATAGTGCTATTGAAGGATGCTTCAAAGCACTGTAAACAAATGCAAAGTTAACATGCCCACCCATGGTAGAAAGGTTGtactagatgatcttcaaaagtcccttccaactcaaaccacttttattctgtgattctgtgctagaaattagaatcatagaatcctttcctttgaaaaagACCCTTCAGGTCATAGAGTGCAACTGCTAACCAAGCACTACtgagtccaccactaaaccatgttcccAAGAGCCACATTCACATGCCTTTTAAttacctccagggatgatgacAAAATGGAGGTCCCACCAGACTTCAAAGCTGACTTGCAATTCGAAGTTAACTCACAATTCATAGTTGACTCACAATTCAAAGTGAACTCACACATGTGAGCCCACTGAACAAACCTATTGTTTGAAACATCTGGCTTGCTATGCAAGGCAAGCACAAAGACATGTTATGGGTCAGCTAAATGTAGTCTTATGCAGACAGGAAAACCAAGCATATTTTACAAGATGGGGACACCTGCTGAGATTCATTGACTGGCCATGAGACAATGGAGCAATTCTTTGGGAAAGTGTTGGAAAGGACATGTCAAGTGAGAGAGTGAAAATGATTCCTGATACATATGGCACTGTTTATGCAGTCAGAAACATGCAGCTGGAAGAGGGACTGAGTCATGAAGCCCAATTTTTGCCATTACAGGTTCTAATTTGAACAGTGCTTTTGTGCTGAATTACTAGAGAGTGTGAaaagaagagctgaaagaaGGGACTTTGGGAAAGACTCTTTATTCAAACAGCTCAGTCTTTCTAACATATTAAGAACAAATCACAACACAATTGAACACAAGTAATTGCTGTAATTTTCCAGCCAAGCAGAAGATGTAATTGCAGGAGCTCAAATATTAAGTGAGGAATACTGCCTTCTACAGAGAACTATTCACCCAACATGACTGTGCTGGGTTAGGCTGCCTTGTTAAACTTGTCAGACACATATTTCATCCACAGCAAGCTGTGCCTCTCAGATGATCTCCCTTTGGTCTCACGTTACAACTAAACTTCTAAGAATAGCAGAAGGATAAAGCataggaaaaaaggattttGCCAACTCACATTTTGTCAATAATGGTTATAGTTTTGTCAGGTTACTTGGCTGATTTGATCACTAAATATCCTCATACTTCAGCGAAGGCTGCTTGCCAAGCATCCAATTTTGCAAGTAAGAAAATAGAAGCACAGAGCAATGGGATGATTCATTATCATTCGGCCTATGAGAAAGGCAAATCTAGGAACACAAACAGGCTCTCCTAGTCCTACTGCAGTGCTTTGCCCACAGTGCAGTGCTACAAGCATTTTATCATAAACTGAGGCAAGAAATTaagcaaaaagcaaagaaaaaagccatGACATCTGTCTCTGTCATGCTGTCTTCTGAGTGCAGGTCTGAATTTGAGGTACACTCTCCTGCCTGGGGAGTCTAGATTCAGACCTTGTACTTATCTCCACATTCAAATTTTCACACAAAGCATTGAATGTTCTGTGGTAAATCATCAGCtgcactgaaatgcattttcatACAGAAATATAGCATCCCTTTTCCAAATCCTTACATTTTAATAAATGCTGCCACATTAATATTGACGTACTTGTCTCACAATATTCTTTTCTGTTGACACACAATATCATGCCTCCAGATCATTTTGAAATTAGGCAACTGCCTACAGCAGATGGTTAAAACAAGGGTCCTGTGTCTCTTCCAGCCCTGTTTTGCTTTGCATTCCACCCAAAAGGGGTGAATCAGATCACCATGGTCCAGTGTATGTCTTGTTGCCCAAGAACTGTGAACAGTCAGGTTGTGAGGAAGACCCAGGTTCAGACAGCTCCCCTGCACTGCCTTTCCTGAAAATCATCATTACAAACAATGCAGGAGGTATCCTGAAAATATCTGCACTTGTCGAGGGCTTAAGGTCATCCAGTGTTTTATCTGTGTTCTTTAGCAGATATCTTTGGAGTGCATGCTGGAGAAGACTGAACACTCAACATTAACACAAGCTCTTTGTCTGGATACTAGTCCTAATCTAGTCAAAAAACATGACAAAATATGATTGAAAAATCTTGTGCAGCATAGAATTGAAGTGGTCCTTCTGTGAGACTCCACAGTCACAACTGGATTATCATCTGGTCTGAACACAAAAGGAAGTGAAAGCAAggcattttttcattttgctgccTGGAAGTCATCTGACTCTTCATGCAAAGCAGAGGTTTCACACCCTTCTGTTCATACAACACCTTACACCAAATACCCGAAGATGCCCTTGCAAAGTCATGTCAGAGTTCACTATGACCACTGATTACAGCTTTTAtcctttcattttttgttttatgcATACTCTTCAGAGTGCTGAGTGGTTTAGTGAGCAACTACCTGTGCCAGTTCAGCAGATCTCTGCCTGACTTTCATTTCTCTAAAACGCAGTGGCTTTTTCTATTATCACTGCCCAAGGAAAGCAGCCCATGGTTGGAAAACCCTCTCTGAGTCGTCGTTTTGACCTTATATCACACTTCACCTCTTAGTCTCCCTTTCTtacaaagcagcagaaattatTCCTTTGTTTCCTCCTTCACAGTGCTGGGGTGGTGGAGGGGGGTTGGCACATCTGAGGGTGTTAAGTGATTAAACTTTGCCCACACATTTTACCAGTGCTATGTAATTACTAAACAGTGTTATTCATGTTGCTACGATTTGCAAAGTAGATGTCTTGATAATCAGGCTTCTTGACTAAGGGGGATTTAAGGGGACttacaagaaagaaggagagggattTTTTACAGGGGCATGTAggtaggacaaggggaatggcttcagactGTCAGAGGGAAGGTTTTTATTAGgctttaggaagaaattatttattgtgaaggtggtgagacactggaacatcGGCCAGAGATGTTGTGAATTCcctgtctctggaagtgttcaaggccaggttggatggggctctgagcaacctggtctaggggaAGGTTCCTGGCCCATGTAGTTGGAACTACATGATCTTTAAagtttcttccaacccaaacctttctatgaTCCTATGAATTTGCAACTGACCCTTACAAATATATTGTAACACTGTCATTTCCCctgacaacaacaacaaaaaaaaacaaacccaaaccaataaacaaaaaaaaaatcaaaccaaacaaaaatcaaaaccaaaaataaagtaaaaagaaCCAACCCCACCGCTCTCCTACAGATTAGGATATGCTTCATCAGTGCTACACATCATGGAGGATGTAATTGTCTACTCCTTGTGACCATTGGATCTCTGTGATTTAGAGGATGTTTTCAGTGATTAGTAAGGATAATGTTGGCA encodes:
- the IFNG gene encoding interferon gamma, with product MAFQTYSLFVLSVIMVSFGHVENRLHLLQLQNDIDKLKADFNSSHSDVADGGPIFTEKLSGWTERNEKRIILSQIISMYLKMLENTDRSKAHVRNISEELHTLKESLSDGSKKIEDLKDLTKLQMSDLKIQRKAVNELFSVLQKLGDTSSSHKRKRRQFQRLCKC